Proteins encoded within one genomic window of Ottowia sp. SB7-C50:
- a CDS encoding U32 family peptidase, with protein sequence MPLPHQLELLSPARDADIGIEAVNHGADAVYIGGPGFGARASADNSVADIERLARHAHRYDARIFVTLNTILRDDELEPARRLAWQVYEAGADALIIQDMGLLQLDLPPIQLHASTQTDIRTPEKARFLQDAGLSQIVLARELDLGEIAAIRDALDPARCSIEFFIHGALCVAYSGQCYISHAHTGRSANRGDCSQACRLPYQVLDAQGRFVAHDAHVLSMKDNNQSLNLAPLIDAGVRSFKIEGRYKDMGYVKNITAHYRRLFDAILDARPELARASSGRCTFSFTPDPQQNFNREFTDYFVNGRKDDIGAFDTPKNPGQPVGFVTRVAADHFDLMADDPALVLQNGDGLCYWDAQKALVGAQTNRVEALGDGAWRVFPKDPMGALHDLRKGTVVNRNRRMDWTRTLDKKSADRRIGVWLKLSETADGLQLAATDEDGHTASAQVQLSHNAPKDVAGSNAKLRESLARLGETLFTPIEIALDLPRPWFVPASVANALRRDAIAALEAARAAAWQRLPRAVPVEPPAPYPEDSLSYLANVFNHAARDFYARHGVKVIDAAYESHEEEGEVSLMITKHCVRYSLSLCPKQAKGVIGVKGTVKAEPLQLINGKERLTLRFDCKPCEMHVMGKIKRGVLQAGARDAAEHALRFYRRQPVTQAMTD encoded by the coding sequence ATGCCCCTGCCCCACCAGCTTGAACTGCTCAGCCCCGCGCGCGACGCCGACATTGGCATCGAGGCGGTGAACCACGGCGCCGACGCCGTCTACATTGGCGGCCCGGGCTTTGGCGCGCGCGCCAGCGCCGACAACAGCGTGGCCGACATCGAGCGCCTGGCGCGCCACGCGCACCGCTACGACGCACGCATCTTCGTCACGCTCAACACCATCCTGCGCGACGACGAACTGGAACCTGCGCGCCGTCTGGCCTGGCAGGTGTACGAAGCCGGCGCCGACGCGCTGATCATCCAGGACATGGGGCTGCTGCAGCTTGACCTGCCGCCCATCCAGCTGCACGCCAGCACGCAGACCGACATCCGCACGCCCGAAAAGGCGCGCTTCCTGCAGGACGCGGGCCTGTCGCAGATCGTGCTGGCGCGCGAGCTGGACCTGGGCGAGATCGCCGCCATCCGCGACGCGCTGGACCCGGCGCGCTGCAGCATCGAATTCTTCATCCACGGCGCGCTGTGCGTGGCCTACAGCGGCCAGTGCTACATCAGCCACGCCCACACCGGCCGCAGCGCCAACCGGGGCGACTGCAGCCAGGCCTGCCGCCTGCCCTACCAGGTGCTGGACGCGCAGGGCCGCTTTGTCGCGCACGACGCGCACGTGCTGTCGATGAAGGACAACAACCAGTCGCTCAACCTGGCGCCGCTCATCGACGCCGGGGTGCGCAGCTTCAAGATCGAGGGCCGCTACAAGGACATGGGCTATGTGAAAAACATCACCGCCCATTACCGGCGGCTGTTCGACGCCATTCTGGACGCGCGGCCCGAGCTGGCGCGCGCCAGTTCAGGCCGCTGCACCTTCAGCTTCACGCCCGACCCGCAGCAGAACTTCAACCGCGAATTCACCGATTACTTCGTCAACGGCCGTAAGGACGACATCGGCGCCTTCGACACACCGAAGAACCCCGGCCAGCCGGTCGGCTTCGTCACCCGCGTGGCGGCCGACCATTTCGACCTGATGGCCGACGACCCCGCGCTGGTGCTGCAGAACGGCGATGGCCTGTGCTACTGGGACGCGCAGAAGGCGCTGGTCGGTGCGCAGACCAACCGCGTCGAGGCGCTGGGGGACGGGGCGTGGCGCGTGTTCCCCAAGGACCCGATGGGCGCATTGCATGACCTGCGCAAGGGCACCGTGGTCAACCGCAACCGCCGCATGGACTGGACGCGCACGCTGGACAAGAAATCCGCCGACCGGCGCATCGGCGTGTGGCTGAAGCTGTCCGAAACGGCCGACGGCCTTCAGCTGGCCGCCACCGATGAAGATGGACACACGGCGTCAGCGCAGGTGCAGCTGTCGCACAATGCTCCCAAGGATGTAGCAGGCAGCAACGCCAAACTGCGCGAATCGCTGGCCAGGCTGGGTGAAACGCTGTTCACGCCGATCGAGATTGCGCTGGATCTGCCGCGCCCCTGGTTCGTGCCCGCCAGCGTGGCCAACGCGCTGCGGCGCGACGCCATCGCCGCGCTCGAAGCCGCCCGCGCCGCGGCGTGGCAGCGCCTGCCGCGCGCCGTGCCGGTCGAGCCGCCAGCGCCCTACCCCGAGGATTCGCTCTCGTATCTGGCAAACGTGTTCAACCACGCCGCACGCGACTTCTACGCCCGGCACGGCGTGAAGGTGATCGACGCCGCCTACGAAAGCCACGAGGAAGAAGGCGAAGTCAGCCTGATGATCACCAAGCACTGCGTGCGCTACTCACTGAGCCTGTGCCCCAAGCAGGCCAAGGGCGTGATTGGCGTCAAGGGCACCGTCAAGGCCGAACCTTTGCAACTGATCAACGGCAAGGAAAGGCTCACCCTGCGCTTCGACTGCAAGCCATGCGAGATGCACGTCATGGGCAAGATCAAGCGCGGCGTGCTGCAAGCCGGCGCGCGCGACGCCGCCGAGCACGCGCTGCGCTTTTACCGGCGGCAACCGGTGACGCAGGCCATGACCGATTGA
- a CDS encoding AsmA family protein, producing MASITDVCRPIRRPATLYVMSLSPSPSTRPPRRALLRWGLGLVAALLVVLGAALAWLTWNDWNRSRAWVSQQVSQAIGRDFEIRGPLDIDWQWPQQMETGWRRWIPTPLVNADDVLIGNPPDFPAKGPHFAHIGRASADIALLPLLARRIDIRSVALTEPDVRLERADKERNNWTFDFRRQPADARGRWDVTLGRLLLDEGHLGFEDFVRQLSVSSTVETLAPDATENGRYGVGFQFSGWHGKAEVRGNGKAGSLLSLSEEQLDFPLKFDARAGRLGAAAEGHIANPRHLSGVDFQVTLRGGSLADLYPLTGIVLPDTPPFNTRGQLVGTLKPDASVWDYRDFTGTVGKTDLAGDVTYTSRQPRPLLKGTMRSRLLRLEDLGPVVGAKSNNPERRQRPGKVLPDDPFDTSRWNKMDLDLQYTGQRIERPQAVPLDSLKVHAFMEDGVLKLAPLEFGVAKGRFKTQVLMNSRVKPMQVSVRGDVRDLHLSSLFPKIELMKKSLGDVDGGIALDGRGNSVSQILASANGEARLYVREGTMSQLLLDMAGLNLGSVVVTRLFGADKEVRLRCAIADVPIRGGVAHMQNVKINTEEALIDITGTADMRSEQFDIDVNPKAYDLKFFSLRTPLEVRGPFIKPHVGVQAGPLIVRAAAAVAALAAAPGALVLVPITVPGAEDNANCAPLMAKAGQPPKAGVPTLSAPASEAGPSGRKPPTQMPAAGEFSGGQPQRR from the coding sequence GTGGCTAGCATCACTGACGTCTGCCGGCCAATCCGCCGGCCGGCGACGCTGTACGTCATGAGCCTGAGCCCGTCCCCATCCACCCGCCCGCCCCGCCGCGCCCTGCTGCGCTGGGGCTTGGGGCTGGTCGCGGCGCTGCTGGTGGTGCTGGGCGCCGCGCTGGCGTGGCTGACCTGGAACGACTGGAACCGCTCGCGCGCATGGGTGTCGCAGCAGGTGTCGCAGGCCATCGGGCGCGACTTCGAGATCCGCGGCCCGCTCGACATCGACTGGCAGTGGCCGCAGCAGATGGAAACCGGCTGGCGCCGCTGGATCCCGACGCCGCTGGTCAATGCCGACGACGTGCTGATCGGCAACCCGCCCGACTTTCCGGCCAAGGGGCCGCACTTCGCCCACATCGGGCGCGCGTCGGCCGACATTGCGCTGCTGCCGCTGCTGGCGCGCCGCATCGACATCCGCAGCGTGGCCTTGACCGAGCCCGACGTGCGGCTGGAGCGTGCCGACAAGGAACGCAACAACTGGACCTTCGACTTCCGCCGCCAGCCGGCCGACGCACGCGGCCGCTGGGACGTGACGCTGGGCCGGCTGCTGCTGGACGAAGGCCATCTCGGCTTCGAAGACTTTGTGCGCCAGCTCAGCGTGTCCAGCACGGTCGAAACGCTGGCGCCGGACGCCACCGAAAACGGCCGCTACGGCGTGGGCTTTCAGTTCTCGGGCTGGCACGGCAAGGCCGAGGTGCGCGGCAATGGCAAGGCCGGCTCGCTGCTGTCGCTGTCTGAAGAGCAGCTCGACTTTCCGCTGAAGTTCGACGCCCGCGCCGGCCGCCTGGGCGCCGCCGCCGAAGGCCACATCGCCAACCCGCGCCACCTGTCGGGCGTGGACTTCCAGGTCACGCTGCGCGGCGGCAGCCTGGCCGACCTGTATCCGCTGACCGGCATCGTGCTGCCCGACACGCCGCCGTTCAACACCCGCGGCCAGTTGGTCGGCACGCTCAAGCCCGACGCCTCGGTGTGGGACTACCGCGACTTCACCGGCACCGTGGGCAAGACCGATCTGGCTGGCGACGTGACCTACACGTCGCGCCAGCCGCGCCCGCTGCTCAAGGGTACGATGCGGTCCAGGCTGCTGCGGCTGGAAGACCTGGGCCCGGTGGTGGGTGCAAAGTCCAACAACCCGGAACGCAGGCAGCGACCCGGCAAGGTGCTGCCCGACGACCCGTTCGACACCAGCCGCTGGAACAAGATGGATCTGGACCTGCAGTACACCGGCCAGCGCATCGAGCGCCCGCAGGCCGTGCCGCTGGACAGCCTGAAAGTCCACGCCTTCATGGAAGACGGGGTGCTGAAGCTGGCACCGCTCGAATTCGGCGTGGCAAAGGGCCGATTCAAGACGCAGGTGCTGATGAATTCGCGCGTCAAGCCGATGCAGGTGTCGGTGCGCGGCGATGTGCGCGACCTGCATCTGTCGTCGCTGTTTCCCAAGATCGAACTGATGAAGAAGAGCCTGGGCGACGTCGATGGCGGCATTGCGCTGGATGGGCGCGGCAATTCGGTGTCGCAGATCCTGGCGTCGGCCAACGGCGAGGCGCGGCTGTACGTGCGCGAAGGCACCATGAGCCAGCTGCTGCTGGACATGGCGGGCCTGAACCTGGGCAGCGTCGTCGTCACCCGCCTGTTCGGCGCCGACAAGGAAGTGCGCCTGCGCTGCGCCATTGCCGACGTGCCGATCCGCGGTGGCGTGGCCCACATGCAGAACGTGAAGATCAACACCGAAGAAGCGCTGATCGACATCACCGGCACCGCCGACATGCGCAGCGAGCAGTTCGACATCGACGTCAACCCGAAGGCGTACGACCTGAAGTTCTTCTCGCTGCGCACACCGCTGGAAGTGCGCGGCCCGTTCATCAAGCCGCATGTGGGCGTACAGGCCGGCCCGCTGATCGTGCGCGCTGCCGCCGCGGTGGCGGCGCTCGCGGCCGCACCGGGCGCGCTGGTGCTGGTGCCCATCACCGTGCCGGGCGCCGAAGACAACGCCAATTGCGCTCCGCTGATGGCCAAGGCCGGGCAGCCCCCGAAGGCCGGCGTGCCAACGCTATCGGCCCCGGCCAGCGAAGCCGGCCCGTCCGGACGGAAACCGCCGACGCAGATGCCGGCAGCCGGCGAATTCTCGGGGGGTCAGCCCCAGCGCCGATAA